Proteins co-encoded in one Myxococcales bacterium genomic window:
- a CDS encoding DNA gyrase inhibitor YacG, whose amino-acid sequence MSDRLIHCPICGRLSRWEDEPRGPFCSERCRLIDLGNWAGENYRLSADDGEDSTAVSADRKQED is encoded by the coding sequence TTGAGTGACCGTTTGATCCATTGCCCGATTTGCGGCCGGCTGTCGCGCTGGGAGGACGAGCCGCGAGGCCCGTTCTGTTCGGAGCGCTGCCGCTTGATTGATTTGGGCAACTGGGCAGGTGAAAATTATCGTTTGTCGGCGGATGACGGGGAGGATTCCACCGCGGTGAGCGCCGACCGGAAACAGGAAGATTGA